A single window of Vigna radiata var. radiata cultivar VC1973A chromosome 4, Vradiata_ver6, whole genome shotgun sequence DNA harbors:
- the LOC106759073 gene encoding non-specific lipid-transfer protein 1 yields the protein MASPLLFQVTCVLVVLIVGFGQIIPLAEADIPCGSLQLTVAPCIGYLTGPAGRPIPAACCNGVKRINNQAKSTPDRRSVCTCLKNSVLSVPGINVPRLSALARNCGVHLPYKVTPSINCNTIP from the exons ATGGCTAGCCCTCTGCTTTTTCAGGTTACCTGCGTGCTTGTGGTGCTGATTGTTGGTTTTGGACAGATTATTCCCTTGGCAGAAGCAGATATTCCATGTGGCTCGTTGCAACTCACTGTGGCACCATGCATAGGCTACCTAACGGGTCCTGCTGGTAGACCCATCCCTGCAGCATGCTGCAACGGTGTCAAGCGCATCAACAACCAAGCCAAGTCCACCCCAGATCGACGATCCGTCTGCACATGCCTCAAAAACAGTGTTTTGAGTGTACCTGGAATCAATGTTCCACGCCTTTCAGCACTCGCTAGGAATTGTGGGGTTCACTTGCCCTACAAGGTCACCCCTTCCATTAATTGCAACAC GATACCATAA